TTCTCCATGTCTGGTAGTCCTGCACCTGCATTCAAGACTATTGGTGCCAGATTCATGGTCTGATTCAATGTATCCTACATACAGATTTTCCGTGGGGTCCTGCCACAGCTCTCTTATTTCTGGATCTAGATAAAATCCTGATGGAGGATGCTGTGATCATTTCACATCTGCTTACAGTAGCCAGATCTGGGATCGCATCTAATTTGAAATCGGCTAAACAGTTTTCAATGCAGGAAATTATACGTAAAATCCACAACAATTGCGTTATGGAACACATGATTGCTAGCTGTAAAGGCAGTCTGACCAAGTCTCAGTGGGCAAAGTAGATTCAGTACTCCAACTACTCCTGTGATTAATTTAGCTTTCTTTCTTTATTGTATCTGGATCGGTTGCTATATTCCGTTGTGAGTTGTCTTAGAACCTACTAAATGTTTTTTTCAGTTGTCAGGTTGAAGAAGAACATAAGCAATTTGATTTGTATTCTTATCATGGcaccttttcttcttttttttcccctggtCTTCACTTTTCTGCCGTTATGCTTTTTTATCCTCTATTCTCATTCCCTTATCTATTTTTCCCTTTCCCTCTGTTATGGATAAAATTGTTATTAATGATATTGAAATGGTACTCTTTACGTTTAAGAGTCAAGACAGAATCTGCTTCTTGTATTCAACATACAGTAGATACTATGTTATGTCTTGGTATACTTTTTGAAAATGAATAAAGTTATAAAAATAATTCCCTCATTCTGAATTTGGCAAAAGTTTCTCCCTTGTGTGAATTCCTTGGTGTTTAGCAAGACTTGATATATCTCCAAaatttttcccacattctgaacatgaaaaacgcTTCATCCTTATGTGACttctctggtgtttaacaagatttgatccTCGGGTAAAAAAAAtcccacattctgtacataaaaaaggcttctcccctgtgtgagttctctggtgtctaacaagatttgatccttgggtaaaacatttcccacattctgaacatgaatatggcttttcccctgtgtgagttctctggtggctAACAAGATGTGATCTTTTGTTAaagtatttcccacattctgcacataaaaaaggcttctcccctgtgtgagttctgtggtggctaacaagatgtgatctattgttaaaacatttcccacattctgaacatgaatatggcttctcccctgtgtgagttctctggtggctaacaagatgtgatctctcgttaaaacatttcccacattctgaacatgaatatggcttttcccttgtgtgagttctctggtgtttaaAAAGATCTGATCTTTTGTTAaagtatttcccacattctgcacataaaaaaggcttctcccctgtgtgaattctgtggTGGCTAACAAGACTATTTctattgttaaaacatttcccacattctgcacatgaatatggcttctcccctgtgtgagttctctggtggctAACAAGATTACATctattgttaaaacatttcccacattctgaacaagaatatggcttctcccctgtgtgagttctctggtggctaacaagatgtgatctattgttaaaacatttccaacattctgaacatgaatatggcttctcccctgtgtgagttctctggtggctaacaagatgtgatctattgttaaaacatttcccacattctgaacatgaatatggcttctcccctgtgtgagttctctggtggctAACAAGATGTGAActcttgttaaaacatttcccacattctgaacatgaatatggcttctcccctgtgtgagttctctggtggctaacaagatgtgatctcttgttaaaacatttcccacattctgaacatgaaaagggtgTCTCCCTTGTGTGAGTTTGCTGGTAATTAACAGATTCTGAAGAAAATcttctctcccctgtgtgaatttttttatggattgtttgatattctgaagttgaaaatACATTCTTAACTGTATGAACACTCCgatttttaatgcctcttttgtgacttTTAATTTTGctaatagtctgtgatgaatcagaagattggacttgtttaaaagaatcagatgatagatctttgctgtgaagggatgatggtatatctagaataatggcattcacttcagttTCATTTTGTGTGATATTAAGGTCATCTGATTTAAACATTGAATATGTCAGTTGTGCATCTAATCCCCTGGTACAATCATCTGCAAAAATataagaataaaaattatttttaataatatatataacTTTAAGGATAAAATTTACAAAATAGCTTGTAACACCATCAACAGCATCCCCTTACTATCTTGCCCCCTTTCCCATCAGTGGCTTCTATGTCCCTAGTCCCTATTGCAATCTCCCAGGGCCTGCGTACAccacacaggtctcctgggagaGCGCAAGCATGTATTCTTAAAGGGTCTGCTTGCCATAACCTGGAATAGCAtcttagcctatggctgagaggcactagatatttaaggcaccctccccctatgggaggtgcctgagctaTCCTTTGAGACACTTGGCTAGTTGTCAGATCCCATTTCGTTTGCGGAGTCTTATACTTGTCTCTGTATCCCAGTATCTGCTGTGCCATCTGTACCTGCTGTATCTATCTTTACCACTATCTTTATCTGTGCCTACTGGACCTGCTGTATTTTCcagtagaccatgatgttcaaCCCTCTTTGTTCATTTTCCCTCCCATATATTGGAATAATAAGCCATCAGATAGTGTTTTGTAGGCCAAAATTATACCAAACTGCTACTTTGTCAGTGGAGAAATGCAGGGATTCCACAATGGTTGTAGCTCACAGACTCTTGATTATGAAGAGATATGACTTCATAATCCAATCCAACAAAATTCCAATGCCAAAATGTCCTCAATGCATCTCAGCCTTGCAATGTACACAAACAATATTACTAGCCACATGTTTGGCGTTGCAAAAAACCACACAAAAATTTATGGTTTCTGTATCttgtgtatcttttttttttttttagataaatggAAAACCAATCAACCTCACATTACAGCTAAAATAAAGTAGAATATGCCACAGAAAAATAATCTCAGAAACACTGGGACCAGATTAagcattacaaaggtgttatcatgtaaagtgacagatgtccgattggagaaatggggcctggatagaAAAAGAAAACTGGCTtcagtggaaagccatgaaataaaggccccgtcacactaagcaacatcgctagcaacatcgctgctaacgaacaacttttgtgacgtagcagcgatgttgctagcggtcttgcttagtgtgacatccagcaacaacctggcccctgctgtgaggtcgttggttgttgctgaatgtcctgggccattttttagttgttgctgtcccgctgtgaagcacagatcgctgtgtgtgacagcaacaactaaatgtgcagtcagcaggagccggcttctgcggacactggtaaccacggtaaacatcgggtaaccaagaagccctgtccttggttacccgatatttaccttcgttaccagcctcctccgctctcactgtcagtgccggctcctgctccttgcacatgtagctgcaggacacatcgggttaattaacccgatgtgtgctgtagctaggagagcagggagccagcgctaagcattgtgcgctgctccctgctctgtgcacatgtagctgcagcacacatagggtaattaacccgatgtgtgctgtaactaggagagcagggagccagagctaagcagtgtgctctgctccccgctctctgcacgtgtagctgcgtgcgctggtaaccaaggtaaatattgggttggttacccaatatttaccttagttaccaagcgcagcatcttccacgcggtgctgctggctgggggctggtcactggttgctggtgagctcaccagcaactcctgtagcgacgctccagcgatccctgccaggtcaggttgctggtgggatcgctggagtgtcgcagtgtgacatctcaccagcaacctcctagcaacttaccagcgatccctatcaggttggatcgttgttgggatcgctggtaagttgtttagtgtgactgggccttaagagcggctttggtactaactactataaagaaacttccttttttctgttgggggccatttggaaatttctaccaaccttcgggggccgcacaaaattatcaatgtttaaatgaccctgctatattgggtgaaacaattaattaactgggggcatggggctgggggcacagacgccacacgcggggctgggggcacagacgccacacgcggggctgggggcaccgaccccacacgcggggctgggggcaccgaccccacacgcggggctgggggcaccgaCCCCACAAGGAgattgcacacaggattggggtgattcgctgcacacaggattgtgtgggggtgcacacaggattgtggggggactgcacacaggactgggtggggttgcacacaggactgggtgatgggaagcacataggactgggggaggggtgcacacaggactgggtgatgggctgcacgtaggactgggggggctgcacacaggattgtgtgggggtgcacacaggacattgggggaggggtgcacacaggacattggggggctgcacacaggacattgggggaggggtgcacacaggacattgggggaggggtgcacacaggacattggggggctgcacacaggacattgggggaggggtgcacacaggacattgggggcacactgcgctgagagtttcatgcaactctgggggagagggtttacagaactggtgtttaggcacaaagcattgggcagggcacatagcagcagagggtcggcgctggactcacagcagcattgcattcacatcagcggagtgcaggagccggacacactgcatcagaaggagaaggcaggcactgatctccggagggcagggggcgtgcacacaacgctggaagctgtgaggctgctgtggacccgcccacaaagtaagcactggccgacgggagaacacattgcagcacaaacagcaatgtgtggatttaaagggccggcggcagcaagaccgcggtgacagcacgagcactgcctcccccgggaatctgcctggggggccacataaaaggtcatggcgggccgcatgcggcccgcaggccggaggttccccacccctgctatagacaataacacatctactaaaatgatcgctctccaccccgacagccttcaccgtcagtgatttagtaactagaggtgacacatctgcagtaattacagtatgtggctcgggggctctcggcaatccaaactattgtaggggccaatattttctgtcagatgagtttctaGAAAAAATATTAGACATTCATTTTCTGCCTCTCGGACTCAACAATGGATGGCTCCAGTGCAagttcttatataatggacatttgtacaattctaagcagagaaaatatctttcaGACTCTTAAAGGTAAAAATATCAGAACTTTATGGGTTAATTATTTACCCTTTTTTTTCTAATTACATTGTGGAAATCCTGTGtgtgggctgcccggcctccatgtacccactgtgggataATTCTAACCgccctcatatgttacagttaccctgtgctgaactttggatataaacgcccctatcagcacattcatcagaagggagagaaggaagatccatcattAAGATGCCGGgattctaggaagatggattcattgctctcagtggagaaacaataagaatcttgtagttatgatacttattaatgaagaataaagataaaataaatgatgttacaaagcaagctttccagactactgaggtctcttcatcaactacaagatcattattttgtttctcccactgagaacaatcaatcatttttcaactggtgaacacggcaccaaactaagaatctaggaggtCACCAGCATCATCACCACAATGTTGTAGAAAAAGACATGTCCGAACgtccaaaaatcataagttgatctaaaGCCTCTGGGCaaaatttaaatacctgaacatgaggttcttggtttaacattctgatcagactgtatgaagcccactgccacgtcacggcaaagctGTGCATTTCCGCTGCTACAGTTATTGGCGCACAGTGCCGCATAGATgatggacccactcagaggtttgccgtgacgtagcAATGGGCTTCATACagcctgatcagaatgttaaactaagaacctcatgttcaggtatttaatttttgcctagatCAAAGcatgattttgggatgtgcgattcatgtctttttctccgTGTGCTATTTTGCATTCTATTCCCCTCTGTTTTTTAATTgaaccagcactcctcccatttggcacaggcgtttttaattagcaggagactgcaagaggggtctgcCTTTCTTGCTCTCAGTTCACAcactgggagcttgtggaaggggaatgtacagctcctttcacagtgtgctggtgctgtgtggtggttaTTATTGTGGCGGCTTTGTGTAGGTGGGGCAGTGGgacctggagccatgggggctctGCCTTGCAGCACGGTGCTGTGGGGCACCAGGTTacctgctggtgcattgtcgctgcTGCAGTGATTGGTGCATGGCGCCACACCTTAAGGCATAGATGACGGACCCACTCAAGAAGTtcgccgtgatgtggcagtgggcttcatacagtctgatcagaatgttaaaccaacaaccccatgttcaggtatttaatttttgcctagcagctttagatcaaagtatgattttgggatgttCGTTTTATGTATTTTTCTCCAAGTGTGCTactcaccagcatcattaccctccgctttctcttaggggtccaccatgcAGATGAGAATTTTCTTtccatgattttctaagttgtctgtacattctacgtacgctgtcatttggctttgTAGGTTAGAGATCTGGGCAGTTAAGGgtcaatgtagcgcccctgaagccatcagggagctacaaggtactgcattcccaacgggatgcagggcctaccccctagggacccagaagaccagtgccagtaacacacaaactccaggtaatcccagttttaccCAACTTTCCCCCATAGAATGgagcaaggctagggtcggaccaatggatggccgcctacagGTGGAGCCAGTGCAGTCcagtagttgaccaggtgggaggggcggacggtGGAAAGTCAGAGTCAaagtgagagagagactgagaggagACGGTGGAAGGGAGCAGACGCACTGAccaggagtgaacagtaacctgaggGCCCAGTCGGTTAGCTGCTGGTgtatggtggagtactcttggaactatgcaccaacggggtacaggaccctaggtcaggcagaagctccaggcaggcctgataacacctgcacagtgaggggaccatcaaggacctcactggctTTGACGTCCGGGacacagtagcaaagggagaaccggagacaagaccagagactccaaccccccaggattcacgctactgtcatacggactgcagtgaAAGACCACCAGAAGGGGACCCCAACCAcagacaggtgcaagggaagaagCTACCAGATTActtaactggcactgggactaaggggacctgaagttgaaaccagccggccttagatgaccagttaccaccagaaagtgagtaaagaaccagttgcactaaaccttttgtgtggactaccttcttccggcaCCCGTCAcaccacctaccctctggggcccagccctgcttgtggaggg
This genomic interval from Anomaloglossus baeobatrachus isolate aAnoBae1 chromosome 5 unlocalized genomic scaffold, aAnoBae1.hap1 SUPER_5_unloc_23, whole genome shotgun sequence contains the following:
- the LOC142259040 gene encoding uncharacterized protein LOC142259040; translation: MFKSDDLNITQNETEVNAIILDIPSSLHSKDLSSDSFKQVQSSDSSQTISKIKSHKRGIKNRSVHTVKNVFSTSEYQTIHKKIHTGERRFSSESVNYQQTHTRETPFSCSECGKCFNKRSHLVSHQRTHTGEKPYSCSECGKCFNKSSHLVSHQRTHTGEKPYSCSECGKCFNNRSHLVSHQRTHTGEKPYSCSECWKCFNNRSHLVSHQRTHTGEKPYSCSECGKCFNNRCNLVSHQRTHTGEKPYSCAECGKCFNNRNSLVSHHRIHTGEKPFLCAECGKYFNKRSDLFKHQRTHTREKPYSCSECGKCFNERSHLVSHQRTHTGEKPYSCSECGKCFNNRSHLVSHHRTHTGEKPFLCAECGKYFNKRSHLVSHQRTHTGEKPYSCSECGKCFTQGSNLVRHQRTHTGEKPFLCTECGIFFTRGSNLVKHQRSHIRMKRFSCSECGKNFGDISSLAKHQGIHTREKLLPNSE